The proteins below come from a single Candidatus Cloacimonadota bacterium genomic window:
- a CDS encoding P-loop NTPase — MIIAIASGKGGTGKTTLAVNLALRASETRNVVLADLDVEEPNSSIFISGNKLIEQQLFRSVPNWEKEACTLCGKCAEVCQFHAVVKLGETIMVLPKLCHSCFACSELCPVNALPMRNTPLGWMRVFEQGKLFFLESKLDVGEEMSAPMIKQTIAYMNDKLPEPEYQFRDCPPGTSCPVIAATGDADLVLLVTEPTPFGLHDLELAVEAMRQLDKRMAVVINRWGIGNDKVLRFCETERLPVWAIFPNQCKIAELYSRGELIYPKVQEFREGLDSILDKLDLMKREAE, encoded by the coding sequence ATGATAATCGCCATTGCCAGCGGCAAGGGTGGAACAGGGAAAACCACCCTGGCGGTGAATCTGGCTCTGCGGGCATCTGAAACACGAAATGTGGTGCTGGCCGATCTGGATGTGGAGGAGCCAAACAGTTCCATCTTCATCAGTGGAAACAAGCTTATAGAACAACAGCTTTTCCGTTCGGTTCCCAACTGGGAAAAAGAAGCCTGCACGCTTTGTGGCAAATGCGCTGAGGTGTGCCAGTTCCACGCTGTGGTCAAATTGGGGGAAACCATCATGGTGTTGCCCAAGCTTTGCCATTCATGCTTTGCCTGCAGTGAACTCTGTCCCGTGAACGCCCTTCCCATGCGGAATACACCGCTAGGCTGGATGCGCGTATTTGAGCAGGGTAAGCTTTTTTTCCTGGAAAGCAAGCTTGACGTCGGAGAAGAAATGTCTGCGCCCATGATCAAACAGACCATCGCCTACATGAACGACAAGCTGCCGGAGCCAGAATATCAGTTTCGCGATTGCCCTCCCGGAACGTCATGCCCGGTTATCGCCGCCACCGGCGACGCGGACCTTGTTCTGCTGGTGACCGAGCCCACACCCTTTGGCCTTCACGACCTTGAGCTGGCTGTGGAGGCGATGCGCCAACTGGATAAAAGAATGGCTGTGGTGATCAACCGCTGGGGGATCGGCAACGATAAAGTGTTACGCTTTTGTGAGACTGAACGGCTTCCTGTCTGGGCTATCTTCCCCAATCAATGCAAGATAGCGGAATTGTATTCCCGAGGTGAGCTCATCTATCCCAAAGTGCAGGAATTCCGGGAAGGCCTGGACTCCATTCTGGATAAACTGGATTTGATGAAAAGGGAGGCCGAATGA
- a CDS encoding ATPase, which yields MKIAIPLTNGELSSHFGHCEKFAIYTIDNKEILKEEIVDPPAHEPGSHPAFLHKLGCNVVIAGGMGFKAQELMSQNGITVVVGVPNLPLKELVDRYLQGNLESGQNRCDH from the coding sequence ATGAAAATAGCCATACCATTAACCAATGGAGAACTGAGCTCGCATTTCGGACATTGCGAGAAATTCGCCATCTACACCATCGACAACAAAGAGATCCTGAAAGAGGAAATTGTAGATCCACCAGCGCACGAACCGGGCTCGCATCCGGCTTTTCTGCACAAACTTGGCTGCAATGTGGTGATTGCCGGGGGCATGGGCTTCAAGGCCCAGGAACTGATGAGCCAAAACGGCATCACCGTGGTGGTGGGTGTTCCAAACCTGCCGCTGAAGGAACTGGTGGATCGATATCTGCAAGGGAATCTGGAATCCGGCCAAAACAGGTGTGACCATTGA
- a CDS encoding 4Fe-4S binding protein — MKEIVIISGKGGTGKTSVAAALATIASQTVMADCDVDAADLHLILKPETRKSEAFFSGVKAVIDPNKCSSCGLCQDICRFDAVCHQGSVYRIDPLDCEGCGYCHHICPVDAIDLQEQQVGYCYISDTKYDCQLVHAKLEAGADNSGKLVAKVKKDAKEIARKTGMNYILVDGSPGIGCPVISSLSGADFVLLVTEPTLSGLGDMQRVNQLVEQFKIPTGCLINKSDINPEVTEKIRAYIQGKDILQVDEIPYDEEFSQAITLGQSLVEFNPAKWQPRFTKIWQTIIKELQ; from the coding sequence ATGAAAGAGATAGTCATAATCTCCGGCAAAGGCGGCACAGGAAAAACCTCTGTCGCTGCGGCCTTGGCCACGATCGCTTCCCAGACAGTGATGGCGGATTGTGACGTTGACGCGGCTGATCTGCATCTGATCTTGAAACCGGAAACGCGGAAGAGCGAAGCTTTTTTCAGCGGGGTCAAGGCTGTGATCGATCCCAATAAATGCAGCTCCTGCGGGCTCTGCCAGGATATTTGCCGCTTTGACGCCGTGTGCCATCAGGGATCAGTTTACAGGATCGACCCGCTGGACTGTGAAGGTTGTGGTTACTGCCATCACATCTGCCCTGTGGACGCGATCGACCTGCAGGAACAACAGGTTGGCTACTGCTACATCTCCGATACCAAATATGATTGCCAGTTGGTTCACGCCAAGCTGGAGGCTGGGGCAGACAACTCTGGCAAACTGGTGGCCAAGGTGAAGAAAGACGCCAAAGAGATTGCCCGGAAAACAGGCATGAATTATATTTTGGTGGATGGTTCCCCCGGTATCGGCTGTCCGGTGATCTCTTCACTATCGGGAGCGGACTTTGTGTTGCTGGTAACCGAACCTACACTGTCCGGACTGGGAGACATGCAGCGTGTAAATCAGCTTGTCGAGCAGTTCAAAATCCCGACAGGATGCCTTATCAACAAGTCGGATATCAATCCCGAGGTCACTGAAAAGATCAGGGCTTATATCCAAGGAAAAGACATCCTGCAGGTGGATGAGATCCCCTACGATGAAGAATTTTCCCAAGCCATCACACTCGGCCAGAGCTTGGTGGAA
- a CDS encoding DUF5320 domain-containing protein produces the protein MPGFDGTGPRGSGRPGRGLGCRNRFGQGQAGKNSLPKQGYVYEYALEELKERKQALEEEIRWIDDRIGELEKES, from the coding sequence ATGCCCGGATTTGACGGAACAGGACCCAGGGGCTCAGGCCGGCCCGGACGCGGTTTGGGATGCCGCAACAGATTTGGCCAGGGACAAGCCGGCAAAAACTCTCTTCCAAAACAAGGATATGTTTACGAATATGCCCTGGAAGAGCTTAAAGAACGCAAGCAGGCTTTGGAAGAAGAAATCCGCTGGATCGATGACAGGATCGGCGAACTGGAAAAAGAAAGCTGA
- a CDS encoding DUF134 domain-containing protein, which translates to MGRNRILRQVLATPAVKGFRPFGRIGGKRPKIIMLLDEYEAIRLLDHENLTQEEAAEAMNVSRPTLTRIYDRARRKFASALVEGALLLIEGGDIRLKQHDWLCEDCGAFTESATPHVFHCPVCTSPHLISLGDCYQNQCHKCKKCHRGGRNARI; encoded by the coding sequence ATGGGTAGAAACAGAATTCTTAGACAGGTTTTAGCCACACCAGCGGTGAAGGGTTTTCGGCCCTTTGGCCGGATCGGGGGAAAGCGCCCGAAGATAATCATGCTGCTGGATGAGTATGAAGCGATCCGGCTGCTGGACCACGAAAACCTCACCCAGGAGGAGGCCGCGGAGGCCATGAACGTTTCGAGGCCCACGCTTACCCGCATCTACGACCGGGCGCGGCGGAAATTCGCCTCGGCGCTGGTGGAGGGCGCCCTCTTGCTGATCGAAGGCGGCGACATCCGGCTGAAACAACATGACTGGCTTTGCGAGGATTGCGGAGCCTTCACGGAAAGCGCCACGCCGCATGTTTTTCACTGCCCAGTCTGCACATCGCCTCATCTCATATCTCTCGGCGATTGTTACCAAAATCAATGCCATAAGTGCAAAAAATGCCACCGAGGAGGTAGAAATGCCCGGATTTGA